The following are encoded in a window of Castanea sativa cultivar Marrone di Chiusa Pesio chromosome 9, ASM4071231v1 genomic DNA:
- the LOC142608720 gene encoding serine/threonine-protein phosphatase 7 long form homolog: MPHGEVTITLQDVEVLLGLLVDGEVITGSTQKEWENVCDEFLGFQPVNNQRKELHGQRILIQRLLEAVANPLPPNATEDQLHKYARCYILTLLGDTIFMDKSGDRVHLMWVQQLEDLRNPRRYNWGSACLAWLYRELCRASDKKANQIGGCLLLVQYWAWARFPYLCPTVTNGPPVDAYGPPVRGPLSLKWLWVPNKKNRPAHIFLDRYREQIASMLPDQVVWQPYEAEFEDLPPWCIAGRAVWTATVPLVCFHLVEKHTPDRVVRQFGMIQEIPRNVDTDTALHAIDLRGKSGVITFNSVVRQCLVIFLHNTSTSVGTKG; the protein is encoded by the exons ATGCCACATGGTGAGGTCACCATCACATTGCAAGATGTGGAGGTTCTTCTCGGGCTTCTTGTTGACGGCGAGGTCATTACAGGGAGCACGCAGAAAGAATGGGAGAATGTGTGTGACGAATTCCTTGGCTTCCAACCTGTAAATAATCAGAGAAAAGAACTTCATGGCCAGAGGATTCTCATCCAACGGCTTTTGGAAGCTGTTGCCAATCCATTGCCGCCTAATGCCACAGAGGATCAGTTGCATAAGTACGCACGATGCTACATCCTAACGCTACTAGGGGACACAATCTTCATGGACAAATCCGGCGATAGGGTGCATCTAATGTGGGTGCAGCAGTTGGAAGACCTTCGCAACCCACGAAGGTACAACTGGGGAagtgcttgccttgcatggttgtatCGAGAGTTATGCAGGGCAAGCGATAAGAAAGCTAATCAGATTGGTGGGTGTTTGCTgttggtccagtattgggcatgggccagGTTCCCATATTTGTGCCCGACAGTCACTAATGGCCCGCCAGTGGATGCTTATGGTCCTCCAGTTCGTGGTCCACTGTCCCTGAA GTGGTTGTGggtcccaaacaagaaaaacaggCCCGCCCACATCTTTCTAGACAGGTACCGCGAGCAAATAGCTTCAATGTTGCCAGACCAG GTGGTGTGGCAGCCGTATGAAGCTGAATTCGAGGACCTTCCGCCGTGGTGCATTGCAGGGAGGGCCGTGTGGACGGCAACGGTGCCACTTGTATGTTTCCACctagtagagaaacatacaccgGATCGTGTTGTTCGTCAATTCGGGATGATCCAAGAAATTCCCCGTAATGTTGACACCGATACAGCGCTTCATGCCATTGATTTGAGGGGGAAG AGTGGGGTAATCACCTTCAACAGCGTTGTGAGGCAGTGCTTGGTGATATTCCTCCACAACACGAGTACTTCGGTTGGTACAAAAGGGTAA